The following coding sequences are from one Melanotaenia boesemani isolate fMelBoe1 chromosome 19, fMelBoe1.pri, whole genome shotgun sequence window:
- the kcnt1a gene encoding potassium channel subfamily T member 2 isoform X2, translating to MQLTQEDDFVKGDSTPTTAALRSDGSAGSPAKMCSECYVNQSFVNDDGTVNNQKPRSSSAPLQTKSSSSSNSGVILDISSLKMEQLESEVPPLPPRFRFRDLLLGDQNFQNDDRVQVEFYVNENTFKERLKLFFIKNQRSSLRIRVFNFCLKLLTCLLYIIRVMTDNPGQGTGNSHSAAQQNTQNNKCVDCQWNGSVQDREINWELIFWVDRKVPVWAIQVIVAIISFLETMLLMYLSYKGNIWEQIFQVSFLLEMINTVPFIITIFWPSIRNIFIPVFLNCWLAKCALENMINDVHRAIQRTNSAMFNQVLVLICTLLCLVFTGTCGIQHLERAGKNLSLFKSFYFCIVTFSTVGFGDVTPRIWPSQLLVVIMICVALVVLPLQFEELIYLWMERQKSGGNYSRHRAQTEKHVVLCVSSLKIDLLMDFLNEFYAHPRLQDYYVVILCPSEMDLQVRRVLQIPLWSQRVIYLQGSVLKDQDLLRAKMDDAEACFILSSRNEVDRMAADHQTILRAWAVKDFAPNCPLYVQILKPENKFHVKFADHVVCEEEFKYAMLALNCVCPATSTLVTLLVHTSRGREGQQSPEQWQRMYGCCSGNEVYHIRLCDSKFFGEYNGKSFTYASFHAHKKYGVCLIGIKREDNKSILLNPGPHHIMAATDTCYYINITKEENSAFIFGQEERKGRPVGGIYDGPSQLPVHSIIASMGTVAMDLQNTSPPDIPGGKLLPPTVNGTGGRRPSIAPVQEIADSTSILPCDLLSDQSEDDSVFTDEKGHSSTEYVKGYPPNSPYIGSSPTLCHLLAEKAPFCCLRLDQGCKHNSFEDAKAYGFKNKLIIVSAETAGNGLYNFIVPLRAYYRPRKELNPIVLLLDNPPDNHFLEAICCFPMVYYMAGTIDNLDNLLQCGIIYADNLVVVDKESTMSAEEDYMADAKTIVNVQTMFRLFPSLSIITELTHPSNMRFMQFRAKDCYSLALSKLEKKERDKGSNLAFMFRLPFAAGRVFSISMLDTLLYQSFVKDYMILIARLLLGLDTTPGSGYLCAMKVTEEDLWIGTYGRLFQKLCSSSAEIPIGIYRTESHIFSTSESQVSVSVDECEDTKERGDESRSDQSDYPLRRKKSMQWARRLSRKSVRWQGVTRDSSKDHAQRIAQQRLNLYRRSEREELSELVRNRMRHLGLPTSGYEDLTNLTASDVMNRVNLGYLQDEQNDHQNTLSYVLINPSPDTRLELNDIVYLIRSDPLAHVPEEPPVHSSSLKKKRDFSIDTKEDTQL from the exons GGTGCAGGTAGAGTTTTATGTGAATGAGAACACCTTCAAGGAGCGTCTAAAGCTTTTCTTCATCAAAAACCAAAGATCAA GCCTCAGGATTCGTGTGTTCAACTTCTGCCTGAAGTTGCTCACGTGTCTGCTGTACATCATCAGAGTAATGACAGATAATCCCGGTCAGGGCACCGGCAACAGCCACAGCGCTGCACAACAAAACACTCAAAACAACAAATG TGTCGACTGCCAGTGGAACGGATCAGTGCAGGACAGAGAAATTAACTG GGAGTTGATCTTCTGGGTGGATAGGAAGGTTCCAGTCTGGGCCATTCAA GTGATTGTGGCCATCATCAGCTTCTTGGAGACTATGCTACTAATGTATCTGAGTTATAAG ggGAACATTTGGGAGCAGATATTTCAGGTGTCTTTTCTTCTAGAAATGATCAACACAGTTCCCTTCATTATTACG ATCTTCTGGCCTTCAATAAGAAACATCTTCATCCCTGTGTTTCTCAACTGCTGGCTGGCTAAATGTGCTTTGGAGAACATGATT AATGATGTCCACAGAGCAATCCAGAGGACCAACTCAGCCATGTTCAACCAGGTCCTCGTTCTCATCTGCACTCTGCTCTGCCTCGTTTTCACCGG AACATGTGGGATTCAGCACTTAGAGCGAGCAGGCAAAAACCTCTCCCTCTTCAAGTCCTTCTACTTCTGCATTGTCACCTTCTCCACTGTGGGCTTTGGAGATGTGACTCCTCGCATATGGCCCTCTCAGCTGCTAGTTGTCATCATGATCTGTGTGGCTCTGGTGGTGCTGCCTTTGCAG TTTGAGGAGCTGATCTACTTGTGGATGGAAAGACAGAAGTCTGGAGGGAACTACAGCCGCCACAGAGCTCAGACAGAGAAACATGTGGTGCTGTGTGTCAGCTCCCTCAAAATCGACCTACTCATGGATTTTCTCAATGAATTCTATGCACATCCCAGGCTGCAG GATTACTATGTGGTGATCTTGTGCCCGAGTGAAATGGACCTTCAGGTGCGGAGGGTCCTGCAGATTCCTCTGTGGTCTCAAAGAGTCATCTATCTGCAAGGGTCTGTCCTCAAAGACCAGGATCTGCTGAGAGCCAA GATGGATGATGCAGAGGCTTGTTTCATTCTGAGCAGCCGTAATGAGGTGGATCGCATGGCAGCA GACCATCAGACCATCTTGAGAGCTTGGGCAGTAAAGGACTTTGCTCCAAACTGTCCTCTTTATGTCCAGATACTGAAGCCTGAAAACAAGTTCCATGTTAAATTTGCAG ATCATGTTGTTTGTGAGGAAGAGTTCAAGTATGCCATGCTGGCTCTCAATTGTGTGTGCCCTGCCACTTCCACCTTGGTCACGCTCCTTGTACACACCTCACGTGGACG AGAAGGACAACAGTCTCCAGAGCAGTGGCAGAGGATGTATGGATGTTGCTCTGGCAACGAGGTCTACCACATCCGACTCTGTGACAGCAAGTTCTTTGGAGAGTATAATGGCAAAAGCTTCACATATGCCTCCTTTCATGCTCACAAGAA GTATGGTGTGTGTCTCATCGGTATAAAGAGAGAGGATAACAAGAGCATCCTGCTGAACCCTGGCCCACACCACATCATGGCTGCCACAGACACCTGCTACTACATCAACATCACCAAAGAAGAGAACTCAGCCTTTATCTTTGGtcaggaggagaggaagggcCGTCCTGTCGGGGGAATCTACGATGGGCCTTCACAGCTTCCTGTGCACAGTATTATTGCTAGCATGg GTACTGTAGCCATGGATCTTCAGAATACAAGTCCACCTGACATCCCAGGTGGTAAACTGCTCCCACCTACAGTTAATGGAACAGGCGGTCGCCGGCCGAGCATTGCTCCAGTTCAAGAGATAGCTGACTCTACATCAATCCTGCCATGTGACCTCCTCAGTGACCAATCAGAGGACGACTCtgtcttcacagatgaaaaagGCCACTCATCTACTGA GTATGTGAAAGGTTATCCTCCTAACTCTCCGTACATTGGGAGCTCGCCCACCTTGTGCCATCTGTTGGCTGAAAAAGCGCCGTTTTGCTGCCTACGACTAGACCAG GGGTGCAAGCACAATAGTTTTGAGGATGCAAAGGCTtatggctttaaaaacaagctcATCATTGTGTCAGCTGAGACTGCAGGGAATGGTCTCTATAACTTCATAGTGCCTCTCAGAGCTTATTACAGACCCAGGAAAGAGCTCAACCCTATTGTATTGCTGCTTGATAACCC ACCTGATAACCACTTCCTGGAGGCTATATGCTGCTTCCCAATGGTGTACTACATGGCTGGGACCATAGACAA TCTGGACAATCTGCTCCAGTGTGGTATTATCTATGCTGATAACTTGGTTGTCGTGGATAAAGAGAGTACCATGAGTGCCGAGGAGGACTACATGGCTGATGCTAAAACTATTGTCAATGTACAGACGATGTTCAG GTTGTTTCCGAGCCTCAGTATCATCACAGAGCTTACTCATCCATCTAACATGAGGTTCATGCAGTTCAGAGCAAAGGACTGTTATTCACTAGCTCTCTCCAAGCTGGAGAAG AAAGAGCGTGACAAAGGCTCCAACTTGGCCTTCATGTTCCGCCTACCCTTCGCTGCAGGCAGAGTGTTCAGTATCAGCATGTTGGACACCCTCCTCTATCAG TCTTTCGTAAAGGACTACATGATTCTTATTGCAAGGCTGCTGCTGGGACTGGACACCACTCCAGGATCCGGATACCTATGTGCA ATGAAAGTAACGGAAGAAGATCTGTGGATTGGTACTTATGGGAGATTGTTCCAGAAGCTCTGCTCTTCTAGTGCTGAAATTCCTATTGGGATCTATCGCACAGAGTCCCACATTTTCTCTACTTCTGAG TCCCAAGTGTCGGTCAGTGTTGATGAGTGTGAAGACACGAAGGAGAGGGGAGACGAGTCTCGGAGCGACCAGTCAGATTATCCCCTTCGGAGGAAGAAGAGCATGCAGTGGGCAAGGCGTCTGAGTAGGAAAAGCGTGAGGTGGCAAGGGGTGACCCGGGACTCAAGCAAAGACCATGCCCAACGCATTGCTCAGCAGCGCCTTAATCTCTACAGGCGCTCTGAGAGGGAAGAGCTGTCCGAGCTGGTTCGCAACCGCATGAGGCACCTGGGTCTCCCCACTTCTGGATATG AAGATCTGACAAATCTGACAGCCAGTGATGTCATGAACAGAGTCAATCTGGGATACCTACAAG ATGAGCAGAATGATCACCAGAACACTCTGTCATATGTCCTCATCAACCCCTCTCCTGACACCCGGCTGGAGCTTAATGACATTGT GTATTTGATTCGTTCAGACCCTCTGGCTCATGTCCCCGAGGAACCCCCTGTTCACAGCAGCAGCTTGAAAAAGAAACGGGATTTCAGCATAGACACCAAAGAGGACACCCAGCTTTGA
- the kcnt1a gene encoding potassium channel subfamily T member 1 isoform X4 codes for MTDNPGQGTGNSHSAAQQNTQNNKCVDCQWNGSVQDREINWELIFWVDRKVPVWAIQVIVAIISFLETMLLMYLSYKGNIWEQIFQVSFLLEMINTVPFIITIFWPSIRNIFIPVFLNCWLAKCALENMINDVHRAIQRTNSAMFNQVLVLICTLLCLVFTGTCGIQHLERAGKNLSLFKSFYFCIVTFSTVGFGDVTPRIWPSQLLVVIMICVALVVLPLQFEELIYLWMERQKSGGNYSRHRAQTEKHVVLCVSSLKIDLLMDFLNEFYAHPRLQDYYVVILCPSEMDLQVRRVLQIPLWSQRVIYLQGSVLKDQDLLRAKMDDAEACFILSSRNEVDRMAADHQTILRAWAVKDFAPNCPLYVQILKPENKFHVKFAGELKYHVVCEEEFKYAMLALNCVCPATSTLVTLLVHTSRGREGQQSPEQWQRMYGCCSGNEVYHIRLCDSKFFGEYNGKSFTYASFHAHKKYGVCLIGIKREDNKSILLNPGPHHIMAATDTCYYINITKEENSAFIFGQEERKGRPVGGIYDGPSQLPVHSIIASMGTVAMDLQNTSPPDIPGGKLLPPTVNGTGGRRPSIAPVQEIADSTSILPCDLLSDQSEDDSVFTDEKGHSSTEYVKGYPPNSPYIGSSPTLCHLLAEKAPFCCLRLDQGCKHNSFEDAKAYGFKNKLIIVSAETAGNGLYNFIVPLRAYYRPRKELNPIVLLLDNPPDNHFLEAICCFPMVYYMAGTIDNLDNLLQCGIIYADNLVVVDKESTMSAEEDYMADAKTIVNVQTMFRLFPSLSIITELTHPSNMRFMQFRAKDCYSLALSKLEKKERDKGSNLAFMFRLPFAAGRVFSISMLDTLLYQSFVKDYMILIARLLLGLDTTPGSGYLCAMKVTEEDLWIGTYGRLFQKLCSSSAEIPIGIYRTESHIFSTSESQVSVSVDECEDTKERGDESRSDQSDYPLRRKKSMQWARRLSRKSVRWQGVTRDSSKDHAQRIAQQRLNLYRRSEREELSELVRNRMRHLGLPTSGYEDLTNLTASDVMNRVNLGYLQDEQNDHQNTLSYVLINPSPDTRLELNDIVYLIRSDPLAHVPEEPPVHSSSLKKKRDFSIDTKEDTQL; via the exons ATGACAGATAATCCCGGTCAGGGCACCGGCAACAGCCACAGCGCTGCACAACAAAACACTCAAAACAACAAATG TGTCGACTGCCAGTGGAACGGATCAGTGCAGGACAGAGAAATTAACTG GGAGTTGATCTTCTGGGTGGATAGGAAGGTTCCAGTCTGGGCCATTCAA GTGATTGTGGCCATCATCAGCTTCTTGGAGACTATGCTACTAATGTATCTGAGTTATAAG ggGAACATTTGGGAGCAGATATTTCAGGTGTCTTTTCTTCTAGAAATGATCAACACAGTTCCCTTCATTATTACG ATCTTCTGGCCTTCAATAAGAAACATCTTCATCCCTGTGTTTCTCAACTGCTGGCTGGCTAAATGTGCTTTGGAGAACATGATT AATGATGTCCACAGAGCAATCCAGAGGACCAACTCAGCCATGTTCAACCAGGTCCTCGTTCTCATCTGCACTCTGCTCTGCCTCGTTTTCACCGG AACATGTGGGATTCAGCACTTAGAGCGAGCAGGCAAAAACCTCTCCCTCTTCAAGTCCTTCTACTTCTGCATTGTCACCTTCTCCACTGTGGGCTTTGGAGATGTGACTCCTCGCATATGGCCCTCTCAGCTGCTAGTTGTCATCATGATCTGTGTGGCTCTGGTGGTGCTGCCTTTGCAG TTTGAGGAGCTGATCTACTTGTGGATGGAAAGACAGAAGTCTGGAGGGAACTACAGCCGCCACAGAGCTCAGACAGAGAAACATGTGGTGCTGTGTGTCAGCTCCCTCAAAATCGACCTACTCATGGATTTTCTCAATGAATTCTATGCACATCCCAGGCTGCAG GATTACTATGTGGTGATCTTGTGCCCGAGTGAAATGGACCTTCAGGTGCGGAGGGTCCTGCAGATTCCTCTGTGGTCTCAAAGAGTCATCTATCTGCAAGGGTCTGTCCTCAAAGACCAGGATCTGCTGAGAGCCAA GATGGATGATGCAGAGGCTTGTTTCATTCTGAGCAGCCGTAATGAGGTGGATCGCATGGCAGCA GACCATCAGACCATCTTGAGAGCTTGGGCAGTAAAGGACTTTGCTCCAAACTGTCCTCTTTATGTCCAGATACTGAAGCCTGAAAACAAGTTCCATGTTAAATTTGCAGGTGAGTTAAAAT ATCATGTTGTTTGTGAGGAAGAGTTCAAGTATGCCATGCTGGCTCTCAATTGTGTGTGCCCTGCCACTTCCACCTTGGTCACGCTCCTTGTACACACCTCACGTGGACG AGAAGGACAACAGTCTCCAGAGCAGTGGCAGAGGATGTATGGATGTTGCTCTGGCAACGAGGTCTACCACATCCGACTCTGTGACAGCAAGTTCTTTGGAGAGTATAATGGCAAAAGCTTCACATATGCCTCCTTTCATGCTCACAAGAA GTATGGTGTGTGTCTCATCGGTATAAAGAGAGAGGATAACAAGAGCATCCTGCTGAACCCTGGCCCACACCACATCATGGCTGCCACAGACACCTGCTACTACATCAACATCACCAAAGAAGAGAACTCAGCCTTTATCTTTGGtcaggaggagaggaagggcCGTCCTGTCGGGGGAATCTACGATGGGCCTTCACAGCTTCCTGTGCACAGTATTATTGCTAGCATGg GTACTGTAGCCATGGATCTTCAGAATACAAGTCCACCTGACATCCCAGGTGGTAAACTGCTCCCACCTACAGTTAATGGAACAGGCGGTCGCCGGCCGAGCATTGCTCCAGTTCAAGAGATAGCTGACTCTACATCAATCCTGCCATGTGACCTCCTCAGTGACCAATCAGAGGACGACTCtgtcttcacagatgaaaaagGCCACTCATCTACTGA GTATGTGAAAGGTTATCCTCCTAACTCTCCGTACATTGGGAGCTCGCCCACCTTGTGCCATCTGTTGGCTGAAAAAGCGCCGTTTTGCTGCCTACGACTAGACCAG GGGTGCAAGCACAATAGTTTTGAGGATGCAAAGGCTtatggctttaaaaacaagctcATCATTGTGTCAGCTGAGACTGCAGGGAATGGTCTCTATAACTTCATAGTGCCTCTCAGAGCTTATTACAGACCCAGGAAAGAGCTCAACCCTATTGTATTGCTGCTTGATAACCC ACCTGATAACCACTTCCTGGAGGCTATATGCTGCTTCCCAATGGTGTACTACATGGCTGGGACCATAGACAA TCTGGACAATCTGCTCCAGTGTGGTATTATCTATGCTGATAACTTGGTTGTCGTGGATAAAGAGAGTACCATGAGTGCCGAGGAGGACTACATGGCTGATGCTAAAACTATTGTCAATGTACAGACGATGTTCAG GTTGTTTCCGAGCCTCAGTATCATCACAGAGCTTACTCATCCATCTAACATGAGGTTCATGCAGTTCAGAGCAAAGGACTGTTATTCACTAGCTCTCTCCAAGCTGGAGAAG AAAGAGCGTGACAAAGGCTCCAACTTGGCCTTCATGTTCCGCCTACCCTTCGCTGCAGGCAGAGTGTTCAGTATCAGCATGTTGGACACCCTCCTCTATCAG TCTTTCGTAAAGGACTACATGATTCTTATTGCAAGGCTGCTGCTGGGACTGGACACCACTCCAGGATCCGGATACCTATGTGCA ATGAAAGTAACGGAAGAAGATCTGTGGATTGGTACTTATGGGAGATTGTTCCAGAAGCTCTGCTCTTCTAGTGCTGAAATTCCTATTGGGATCTATCGCACAGAGTCCCACATTTTCTCTACTTCTGAG TCCCAAGTGTCGGTCAGTGTTGATGAGTGTGAAGACACGAAGGAGAGGGGAGACGAGTCTCGGAGCGACCAGTCAGATTATCCCCTTCGGAGGAAGAAGAGCATGCAGTGGGCAAGGCGTCTGAGTAGGAAAAGCGTGAGGTGGCAAGGGGTGACCCGGGACTCAAGCAAAGACCATGCCCAACGCATTGCTCAGCAGCGCCTTAATCTCTACAGGCGCTCTGAGAGGGAAGAGCTGTCCGAGCTGGTTCGCAACCGCATGAGGCACCTGGGTCTCCCCACTTCTGGATATG AAGATCTGACAAATCTGACAGCCAGTGATGTCATGAACAGAGTCAATCTGGGATACCTACAAG ATGAGCAGAATGATCACCAGAACACTCTGTCATATGTCCTCATCAACCCCTCTCCTGACACCCGGCTGGAGCTTAATGACATTGT GTATTTGATTCGTTCAGACCCTCTGGCTCATGTCCCCGAGGAACCCCCTGTTCACAGCAGCAGCTTGAAAAAGAAACGGGATTTCAGCATAGACACCAAAGAGGACACCCAGCTTTGA